Part of the bacterium genome is shown below.
ATATTATTGCCACCGAATTGATCGCGAACGCGCCGCACGGAACGGCGGTGGTCATCACCCGGCCCGCCCATGACGTGAGCGTCGTCACGCTGATCGACGTGCGCCTGCCGGTTCCCGCCAGACTGGCCTCGGACGTCGTCATCCCTCCCCGCATCACGCGCATCGCGACGCAGGAGAGCGGCGCCGGCCCGGTCGGATTCATCAGCGCGGCCGCCCCGATCGCGGCGTTCATGCCGGAATGGGGCTCGGGCATCACGCTCGACGCCTGCACCTGCACGGCCGTCGCCGGCACGGTGGCGTTCACGACCGGCGCGACGGCTCCCGGCGGCGCGGCGCCGTTCGGCACGATCCGGTTCCGGCGCGCGTACCCGGTGCCCCCGATCGTCATCCTGAGCTGGAACTCCGATTCCGCCGCGAGGGCGGGCGTGTACGTGGACTCCACGTCGGTCAAGGGGGCCCGGCTCCGCTCGTCGCAGCTCCGGGCCGAGACGCGGTATGTCCTGAGCTACCAAGTCATCGAACGGTAGAGGCGATCAGCGCGGCGATCCGCCCGGGGGTCAAAGGCCCGTCCGTGATGCGGACGCCGAACGGCGCGAGCGCATCCTCCACCGCGTTCGCCAGCGCGGCGGGCGGCGCGATCGCGCCGCCTTCGCCGACGCCCTTGACGGCCAACGGGTTTCGCGGCGACGGATACTCGAGGTGGATGGTCTCGAACCGGGGCAGATCGCGGGCCCTCGGCACCGCGTAGTCCATGAGCGAACCCGACAACAGCTGTCCGGCGCCGTCGTAGGCGATGGCCTCGCACATCCCGCCGCCGATGCCCTGCGCGAGGCCTCCGTGGATCTGCCCTTCCACGATGAGCGGATTGACCACCCGGCCGCAGTCGTGGGCGACGACGTAGCGGAGGATCGCGACGGTGCCGGTCTCGGGGTCGACCTCGACGATCGCGACGTGGACGGCGCTCGCGAAGGTTACCGTCGGCACCGTCTCGTACCGCGACGCCGCGAAGATCGGATCGGCCACGCGCGCGCCCGCGAGCGTCGGCAGGCTGGATCGCGCAACCTCGGCCAGCGTCAGCGCGCGGCCCGGAGCGCCCCGCACGATGACGCGGCCGTCCTCGATGTCGAGGTCGTGCTCGGCCGCCTCGAGCAGGGCGGCCGCGGCCCGCACCACCTTCCGCCGTACGTCCTGCGCCGCCCCGGCCACCGCGTTGCCGGCCACCACGAGGCTGCGGCTGGCGAACGTCCCCACGCCGGCGGCCAGTTCGCGCGTGTCGCCGCCGACGACGGTGACGTCGTCGAGGCCCACGCCGAGTGCGTCCGCGGCGATCTGCGCAAACGTGGTCTCATGGCCCTGCCCCTGCGAGCAGGCGCCGGTGGCGACGAGCACCTTGCCCGAGGAGTCCAGGCGGACGGCCGCACTCTCGTAGGGTCCGATGCCGGTGCCCTCGACGTAGGCGGCGATCCCGATGCCGCGGTGGACGCCCCGGGCCCGCAGTGTTTTCTGCTCCCGCCGGAAGGCGTCGTAGCCGGCGCGATCGAGCGCGCGCTCCAGCGCCGCCGCGAAATCCCCGCTGTCGTAGACGCACGGGTGTCCGTCGCGGTACGGAAATCCGGCGTCGTACGGCATTTCGTCGCCGCGGATGATGTTGCGGCGGCGAAGGTCCGCCGGATCGATCTCCAGGCGGCGGGCGAGCAGGTCGAGCATGCGTTCCATCACAAACACGGCCTCCGGACGCCCGGCGCCGCGGTAGGGTGCGTGCGGCGTCTTGTTGGTCACGACGGAGCGGGCCTCAAACGCCGCGTTCCGGATCCGGTAGGGTCCGAGCATGTGCGCCACCGTGTTGTACGGCTGGACGATGCCCCACGGATTGTAGGCGCCCTGATCCAGCAGGAAGCGGTCCCGGAACCCGAGGATGGCGCCGTCCGCGGCCGCGGCGATTTCGGCCTCGTGGACCTGCTCCCGTGAATGGGTGGCGGCCTGCATGTGCTCCCGGCGCGTCTCGATCCATTTCACGGGGCGGCGGAGCCGCGCCGCCACGACCGGGATCAGAGTGTCCTCGGGATAGACCGAGCACTTCGTGCCAAATCCGCCGCCGACGTCGGGCGCGATCACGCGGACCCGGTGCGCCGGCATCCGTAGGGCGTCGGAGAGCGCGCGCTGCAGCAGATACGGCACCTGGGTCGACGACCAGACGGTGATGCCGCCGCCGCGGCGGTCGGGAACGGCGAGGATGCCGCGCGGTTCGAGCGGCATTCCGGCAGAACGCGGGACGTGCAACGTGGCCCGGACCCGCACCGGTGCCTGGGCGAAGGCGCCGTCGGGGTCGCCCACCCGCATCGCGAAGCTGACGGCGACGTTGTCGCCCCAGTCCGGGTGGATCAGCGGCGCCCCCGCTTCCAGCCCTCGCACCACGTCGGTCACGACCGGGAGCGGCTCGTACGCCACGCCGACGAGGGCCGCGGCGTCTTCCGCAGCGGCGCGGCCGTCGGCCACGACAACCGCGACGGGCTCTCCGACGTAGCGGACGTGCGTCGCGGCGAGCGGGAACTGTGATGCGGTCCGAACCTGGAAACGCACACGCGCCTCGAGGGCGGGCGGCGCGACACCGGCGGAGGGGACGGGGACCAGCGCGTCCGACAGGTCGGGAAAAGCGAAGCAGGCGACGACCGAGGGGTGGCGGCGGGCCCGCGCGAGGTCCACGTGCGTGAGCCGCGCGTGCGCGTGGGTGGCGCGCACAACCGCGGCGTGGAGGCACCCGGCGGCCGGAATATCGTCGACGTACTGGCCGCCGCCGGTCAAGAAGCGCGGGTCCTCGAGGCGGCGCACGATCGCGCCGACGTACCGGCCGCTCATGCGACAGGGCCCCGGCGGCGCCGGACGCCGCCCGCCGCGCCCGGCGACTCAGGCAAAGTTGGGCGCCACGTGCCGGGCGATCAGGTCGATCTGCGCCGGGTCGTCGGTCACCGGCCCGAGGACCAGATAGGTGAGTCCGGCGCCGGCTAAATCGGCGATCCGCGCGTTGATCCCGTCGATGCTGCCGATCATGTAGCATTCTTGCAGGTGCTCGTACGAGCGATGCGTGCCCATGACGCGGACGAACGGCTCGCGTGACTCGGCGAGCGCCTTCGCCTGGTCCGCTCGTTCCACGAGATGGATGAAGTTGCAGTGCCCGAAGGTGACCGACGCGGGATCCTTGCCCATGGTCCGCGCGTGCGCCTGAATCTGCTCCCAATCGCGCTTGACCCACTCCTGCGTGCCGGAGCAGCGGGACAGCCAGTTCCCCGCCTTCACGATGCGGGTGAGGACGGCCTTCGACATGAACGGGACGTCGTGCTCGTCCGGGTCGGGGACGCGGGACCCGCCGGACACCCAGACCTCGGGCAGCGCGGCCGGCCGCGGGTCGATCGTCACGTCGTCGAACTGATAGTACCGGCCGTGGTAGGACGCGTGGGGCCGGGTCAGCAGCAGCATGACCGCTTCCAGGATTTCGTCGGTGCGGCGGCCGCGCTCCTCGATCCGGGAGCCCGTGACCGTGAACTCCTGCGCGTACCAGCCCGGGCCGATGCCGAAGACGAACCGGCCGCCCGACAGGTGGCAGAGCGTCGAGATCTCCTTCGCCAGCATCACCGGATGTCGTACCGGCAGCACCAGAATGCCGGTGGCGAGCTTCACCCGTTTCGTCAACGCCGCGGCGTACGCGAGCGCGTTGAGCGGCTCGAGCCACGCCATGCCGTAGAGACCCGGCGCGGTCAGCAGATGGTCGATCACCCAGACGTCGAAGCCGTGCTGCTCGCATTTCTGCACGCAGGACGTCAGGCGCCGGAGGCGCTCCGGACCCGCGTCGGTCCAGGCGTACGTGGGCACCCACACGCCGAATTTCAACGGTGCCATCATTCGGCTCCCTTCAGCCACCGGATCGGGGTGACGCGGTAGTCGCACCGAAGCGCCCGCCCGCGCCGCTCGTCGCGCAGTTCGACTTCGAATCGCTCCCCGTACACGAGCGCGC
Proteins encoded:
- a CDS encoding TIGR03619 family F420-dependent LLM class oxidoreductase; the encoded protein is MMAPLKFGVWVPTYAWTDAGPERLRRLTSCVQKCEQHGFDVWVIDHLLTAPGLYGMAWLEPLNALAYAAALTKRVKLATGILVLPVRHPVMLAKEISTLCHLSGGRFVFGIGPGWYAQEFTVTGSRIEERGRRTDEILEAVMLLLTRPHASYHGRYYQFDDVTIDPRPAALPEVWVSGGSRVPDPDEHDVPFMSKAVLTRIVKAGNWLSRCSGTQEWVKRDWEQIQAHARTMGKDPASVTFGHCNFIHLVERADQAKALAESREPFVRVMGTHRSYEHLQECYMIGSIDGINARIADLAGAGLTYLVLGPVTDDPAQIDLIARHVAPNFA
- a CDS encoding xanthine dehydrogenase family protein molybdopterin-binding subunit codes for the protein MSGRYVGAIVRRLEDPRFLTGGGQYVDDIPAAGCLHAAVVRATHAHARLTHVDLARARRHPSVVACFAFPDLSDALVPVPSAGVAPPALEARVRFQVRTASQFPLAATHVRYVGEPVAVVVADGRAAAEDAAALVGVAYEPLPVVTDVVRGLEAGAPLIHPDWGDNVAVSFAMRVGDPDGAFAQAPVRVRATLHVPRSAGMPLEPRGILAVPDRRGGGITVWSSTQVPYLLQRALSDALRMPAHRVRVIAPDVGGGFGTKCSVYPEDTLIPVVAARLRRPVKWIETRREHMQAATHSREQVHEAEIAAAADGAILGFRDRFLLDQGAYNPWGIVQPYNTVAHMLGPYRIRNAAFEARSVVTNKTPHAPYRGAGRPEAVFVMERMLDLLARRLEIDPADLRRRNIIRGDEMPYDAGFPYRDGHPCVYDSGDFAAALERALDRAGYDAFRREQKTLRARGVHRGIGIAAYVEGTGIGPYESAAVRLDSSGKVLVATGACSQGQGHETTFAQIAADALGVGLDDVTVVGGDTRELAAGVGTFASRSLVVAGNAVAGAAQDVRRKVVRAAAALLEAAEHDLDIEDGRVIVRGAPGRALTLAEVARSSLPTLAGARVADPIFAASRYETVPTVTFASAVHVAIVEVDPETGTVAILRYVVAHDCGRVVNPLIVEGQIHGGLAQGIGGGMCEAIAYDGAGQLLSGSLMDYAVPRARDLPRFETIHLEYPSPRNPLAVKGVGEGGAIAPPAALANAVEDALAPFGVRITDGPLTPGRIAALIASTVR